ACCCCTACTTTGGCATCTTCTTAATTGGTACGGCAGGTTCTCAAGTTCAGCTCAAATCGCTGGTTCGCGAATTCAGTCGGCGATTTGCCGAGCAGATTCCGCGTGGAATGAACGTGCGTCCCGCCGATTTCGCCTCCGGCTGGGTGATCCTCGACTTGATTGACGTTGTCGTACATCTATTTCTGCCCGAACAACGCGAGTTCTACAATCTGGAACGCCTGTGGGGCGACGGCAAGACGCTGCGCGACGAGCGACGCCGCCTCTAAGAGCGCGTCCCCAAACCCCATCTGTGGAGTTTTGGGACCGGCTCTAATTCGCCGCAGGGACTTGCGGCAGGGACTTGCGGCAGGGACAGCGCTACTCTGCGCTAACAGCCTGCGTTGACCGTTGCCAGGGCGGCGCCAGAGGGTGAGTCGCGCTCAGTAGATTCCAAACCCCGGCCAGAGCTAGCAACAGCCCGATCCCGGAGACGATCCCAAGCGCAAACGCCCCCTCTCCGCCGGAGCTGCGAGCAGCTATGATCATTCCCAGAAGCCAGGCCGCGCCCAGCAGGCACAGGCCAAGCGCGTGCACAATAAGCAGAATCGCCCCTGGTCGGCGCTGGCGCAGAATGATGCCCAGCGTACCACACAACGCCAGTGCCAGCAGCACGCCCGAGGCGGCGGCAATTGCAGAGACGGGCGGTAAATTTTGCATCGCCGGCGAGGCGCCCTGGGCGCTGAGCAGGCGAGCCAGCAAGATGATCAGGGCAATGAGCGCCATAAGGCCGCTGCTGCCAGCGGTAATGCCAATACAGAGTTTCCAGGCGAGTCTCATCCGGCGATCAGGGTCCACAAGACACGGGAACGACGGTGCGCCGCGGCGGCCAGCGAAATGCGCCGCAGCTTCGCCGCAAAAGGAATAGCGGCCGTGGCCATAGAGGAAACTCTGGCCTCGAGCCGTTCCATGAGCGGTCAGTGCAACTATGATAACTGCAGAACTGGAGCGCGCCGTCCAGGCAGCGCTGGAAACGATCGAACACCCCGGCTATAAGCGCAGCCTTGCCGACCTTGGCATGTACGGCGGATTGAGCGCCGACGGCGAAAGCCTGCGCCTGCTGCTACGCAGCCCCGACGCTGATAAGAAAGCTCAGATTGCGCTTGAGGCGCAGGTGCGCAAGGCGCTTTCACCCGTGGAACTGCCGGCCAAGCTCAAGATCCGCTTTGAAGTTGATGAGAGCCTGAAGCCGGGAGACGATGGCAATCGAATCCGGGGCGTAAAGAACCTGATCGCGGTGGGCTCGGGCAAAGGCGGCGTTGGCAAGAGCACCGTTGCTGCCAATCTCGCGGCGGCCATGGCGCTGCGCGGCCTGCGCGTTGGTTTGATCGATGCGGACATCTATGGCCCGTCGCTGGGACGCATGTTTGGACTGCAGGGGAAGATTCCGCTGCATGGCGATGGGAAGAATCGTATCTTTCCGGTGGAAGCGCATGGCGTAAAGCTGGTCTCCTTCAGTTTCATGCTGGAGAATGATCAGGCTGTTATCTGGCGCGGTCCGATGCTGGGCAAGGCCGTGGAACAATTTCTGTTTCAGGTCAATTGGGGCGAGCTCGACTACCTGATCATAGATCTGCCGCCAGGAACGGGCGATGTGCAGCTTTCGCTGGCGCAACTGGTTGAGGTGGATGGCGCCGTGATTGTCACCACGCCTCAGAATGTGGCGCTGCAGGACGCCAGCCGCGCCATCCGTATGTTCATGGATGTTAAGATGCCGATTCTGGGCGTCATCGAGAATATGTCGGAGTTTATCTGTCCGGAATGCGGACATGTATCGCATATCTTTTCGCGCAATGGCGGCGAGTCTATAGCAGCGAAGTACAGCGCCCCCCTGCTGGGAAACATTCCAATTACAGAAGCAATCATGCAGTCCGGCGAAGAAGGCGTTCCGCTGGCGGCAGCGCTCAAAGAAGGTCCGATGGTAGAGGCCTACTTTCAAGTCATCGATCGTCTGGCCGTCGAAATTGAGAAGTACCGCTAGGTCTGCCCGGTAGCAGGGCCAGGCGCGCGAGGTCTATAAAAAAGAAAAGGGGCGCTGGTTTGCGCCCCTTGGTCTGCGAACTTCTTCGCCAATCACAGTTGAGAGATACGGAATCGCTGTGAATTAGCCGCGAAAGAAGACGCCAAGCAAAGATTCGGCCACGCGGTTGGCCTGCTCATCGCTTACTGCATCGTATTCGCCGCGAGCAACGCGCTCCTTGATGTCACGCAAGCGTTCGGCGCGATCCGGTTCTTCAGTTTGCAGCGCGGCTTTGGCAACCCGGGCTGCTTCCGCTGCGCGGGCGCCTTCGGCTGATATGGTTACAGCATCGCCGGCGCGCAAGGGGGTTTCGGCGCGAGCGGTCGGCTCGTTCTTTTTGGGTCCGTAGTTGGGACCGACGCCCCCGACTTTATCAATAATCATGACAGTGTACCTCTCCATTTGCATTATCGGCCGCCAGCAGAATCCACATAAATAATTTTCCGGAAAGCGCCAGGTCCCGGGGCCCCCGGCAACGTCTCATGGCAGATCCTGGCCGGAGGGCGGGGCAGCATCGCGGCTGCGCCCCGGCGGCCCTAAGAGGATCGTAAATTCGCCGCGAAGCTCAAGATTTGCCAGTAGCCTTTCCGGGGGCTGACCCGGCTGCCAGCGCCTTATGTCCTCGAAGCGCTTGGTCAGCTCCCGAAATACCAGTATTTCGCGCTCTGGCAGCAACTCCATCGACTCGCGCAATAAGGCCTGGACTCGATGGACGCTTTCGTAGAGGGCCAGGACGCCATCAAAGTCCCGCCACTGCTCCAGAAAGCGGCGGCGGGGGCCGCCCTTATGCGATAGGAAGCCAGTGAAGAGCGTTGGATTGGTTTGCCAACCGCTGGCCGAAAGCGCGGCGGTCAGGGCTGAGGGTCCCGGAATGGGTACAAGCGGACAATCGGGCAGCAGATCGCGGACCATGCGAACCAGGGAGGAACCGGGGTCGGAGAGGCCTGGCGTGCCGGCGTCGCTGACCAGGGCCAGGCGCTGTTGGGACTGCAGCGCGCGCAACGCGGCCTCGTTGTCTTCCTGCTGACGATGGACGCGATAGGACTTGAGCGGCGTTTTCAAGCCATAATGGTGCAGCAGACGCGAAGTCGTCCGCGTGTCCTCGGCCAGCAGCAAATCGACGCCGGCCAGCACGCGTAACGCGCGCAGGCTGATGTCCTCCAGATTGCCGATCGGCGTGGCGACGATGTAAAGGGCCGGCCCGGCCGGCAGCTCCGGATCAAGCGTAAGCGTCAGGGATTGCACGGAGTTCCCGAGGGACAGAGGGCCACATTGGCAGCGGCGCAGGCGCTGATCTCTGCGCCGGCAATCGATTCCAGGCCTTCGCGCGTATAAGCGCTCATCCGAAAATAGTAACGTTCGCAGGTAGCAAAGTACTCTGGCGAGGGCGGCGCCTTGAAGTAGTTCAAGCGCTGCGTGATGCGATTTGTGGTATCCGGCGGCTGGTCGGCGTGGTTGAAACTGGGGCGGACCCCTGAAGGCAAGTAGGGCTGACCGCTGACGCCGCCCAGAATGGCCTGGGCTGAGGTTGCGGTGTTGTTGATATACAGGTTGTAGCCAACAAATCCGCTTTCTTGATTTGTAAGGTAGTATTGTAAGTCGAAGCCGTACTGCAGCGGTTGGCCAATCGCTTGAATCTCGACGGCCTGCACGGAGACAATTGCCGGGGCGCCGATGGGCGTGAGCGCCACGTACAGAGGGTAGATGGCGTCATCGGCGTTCACGCCGCAGGCGGATAGACCCAGGGCCGCCGCCAGAATGGCCGCTTTTCTTGCCATCACGCGTTCCAGCTGGTAGCGTGGCAGGCGGCCCTTGCGGGTCAAGCAAAGCTCCAGCTATGAAATCCAACGCCCTGGTCTATCCCATTTATCTGGCATGCTGTGCGGCGCTGGCATTCTACTTTTTGTTTACATCGAGTCGGGAGTCGGCCGGACATTCGGATGCCGATCTGATTGGCGCAGTACTGGCCGGTCGGGCTGGCGCGGATTCTGGCGGCGAGGAGGACGGGCCCGAATCAATCTTCGATACCCCTTTCTATTCCAGCGCGCAACTCAGCCGTCCGATCGCCGAAGAGGAGGGCGAATTGCCCGACAATGGCGAGGAGCCGGAGATTCTGGATCCCGCAAATCCAGACAACCCGGTCAACCCGATGACCGGCCAGCGCTTTCCCGATTCAGCAATGCGCGTCTTCGATCGATTGCGCGATCGTTTCCCTACCAACAGTTTGCTGCCCAGACGACAGAGCGCCGCAGAACGCCAGGCCGAGGATACGGAGCGCTTGCGTGTCATGAGTCTTCAGTCCAGTATTGCTACAGGCCAGGCCTCCCGCGACCAGGTGAATGAATTCTATGACTTTCAAGCGAAGAGCTGGCGCGATCGTCTGGAACTGATTGAGTTTGTAGTTGGCGAGAAGGGCGACGCTATGTCGCCGGAAATTCGTCAGCAGTATGATCGCGTCAGAAGCATGAGCGACGAGCAGGTCAAGGCGCTTGAGGCGCAGCGTCAGGCTGCCCTTAGCAGAGCGCACTGAAAAAAGGTCAACTGTCGCTTGCCGCCGCTGCGATGGCCAGAGCTTTGCGTCCTCCGGCTAGGCGCCTGGCAGCAGCTGAAGTATGTTGGTTTCCCGGCTGGCGACGCCCTCAATGTCCTCGTAGGTTGGCGTTACGATGCGCGACATTTGGCGCACGCCGACAGCGGGAGCATAGCTTCGTCCCGGATCGGCAATTACGACTCTGGCGCCCTGATCGGCCGCCTGTTGCAGCATCTTCAGGCTGCGCTCAGCCAGCTTCTGTTCGTAAAGCATATCGCCCACAACAATCAAATCAAATTCAGCAAGCTCGCTGCTGCTGAGCGCAAAGGCATCCTGGATGCGAAATTGCGCCTCGCACTGGTTGACAGCCGCCATGGCGCGCGCCAGATCAACGGCATCTGCGTCCAGATCGATGCCAAGGGCGCGGGCGCCACAGAGCGAAGCCGCGATGGTTGCCAGACCATTGCCACAACCGATGTCCAGCAATCGCAGTTTCTTGTTCAGAAGTTTGCTTTCAAACAAATAGCGCGCCAGCGCGCGCGCCCCGGGCCATACCAGACACCAGAAGGGCGGCGGCGCGTGGGCCCCGCGCTCCGCTACGACTTGCTTCCAGATTTCGGAGAAATGGCGCGTATTGAAGGCCAGAATTGCGGGCGAGAGCGGGTCTGGCGCAAGTTCAGCATAGTCGCTCAAGAACCGACGCACCAGCGGCCGCTGTGCAGCTTGCAGGGCGCGATCCATGAGCGGATGCCGCTCGCCGCCAAGCCGCGCCATGCTAGTTCGCTTCCGACGCTGCGGCGTCGACTGGCGCAAGTACCGCGGCATCATCAAAGGACGCCTTGTTGATCAGACGACTGATTGCGCGAAATCGAAATCCATCTTCCAGCGCTGTCTGGGACAGGCTCGCAATTTCCGCTTCTGACTGCAAGGCAGGGTCCAGCCAGGCCGACCAGCTTTCCGGCGGCAATATCAAGGGCATACGCTCGTGGATCGACTGCATCGCTGTCGAAGCCGCTCTGGTGAGAATGGCGCAAGTGCCGCTTCCGGCTTGCTCATCGTTTTCCGGCGAAGGCGTCCACAGCGCTGCCAGGGCCATTGTGGCGCCGTCCTGGCGATCAATGTAGTACGGTTGCTTTGCGTTTTTGCCTGATTTGACTGGTCCCGACGCTGCGGTCTGCCATTCGTAAAAGCCGCTGGCCGGAATCAGCGCCCTGTGTCGCAAGAAGGCCTCGCGAAAGGAAGGTTTCTGGCTGGCTGTCTCCAATCGGGCATTGATCAGCCGCGCCGATTCGGCCCTATTTCGGGCCCAGGCCGGAATCAATCCCCAGAGCATCGAGCTTAAGATGCGTTTGCCGTCGGCTAAGGAACGGACCACGGCAATCTCTTGACCCGGCGCAATGTTGTAGCGCGGAATCAGATCCTCCAGCAGAGGCAAATCAAACTGACGGGCCAGCTGATCAGGCGAAAGGAGCAGTGCAAAGCGGCCGCACACAGTTCGACCTTAGAGACGGTCGCCGTCGGCGCTGCAGGAGCGCTCTGCTATGATCTGATTGAGGCGGGCCTGGACCTTCGGCGGGCAGGAGTAGCGGCGAACATGAGCAAGCAATTCTACGCTGCTCCGGAAGCTGGCAAAAAACTCGCGGCATTCAACGCAGTCTTCAAAATGCTTGAGCCACAGACGCTTGAGCTCCTGGTCGAGCTCGCCGTCCATATAATCCGTCATCAAGTCGACGAAGTGGTAGCAATCGATGGCTTCCATATACGTTGCTTATTGCTCTTCCCAGTAGTCGCTCAAGCGAGCGCGCAACATCAGACGCGCCCGATGCAGCCGGGTCTTTACGGCGCCGCCGTTGATCCCAAAAATCCCGGCAATTTCCTTAATCGGCAGCTCCTGAACTTCTTTCAAAATAAATAGCTCCCGATAGCCGTCTGGCAGCGATCCGATCGCTCGCTCCAGTCTTTCCTGCAGTTCTTCCAGCAATACCGGGTCGTCTTCCTTTCTGACGCTGAAGATCGTCGTCGGGTTTCGCTCCCAATCGCTGCGCGCCAGGATTTCTTCGTCAAAGGCGACAGAATTCTGGCCCTTCTTACGCAGCCGGCTCAGCGCTCCGTTGGAGGCAATGGCGTAGATCCAGGTCGATAGTCGCGAGCGACCTTCGAATCCGCCGATTTTGTCGAAGACGGCGAGAAAAGTTTCCTGGGTCAGTTCCTCGGCGTCATCAGGATTTCGCGTCAGCCGCAGGGTAAGGTTATAGATGCGATCGCGGTAGGCGTCGACAAGACGGCGAAAGGCGGCCTCTTCGCCCCGGCGCAGCTGCTCAAGAAATTCAGGGCTTTCGAGGTCCTGCAACGATGGCTGTGGCGCCTCCACGTCGACAGCTCACTGATAGCGGCCCGCACTAGCAACCAGGATTAGGCGCCCCTGACAACGGCTGGCGACTGTAGCTTTGCACTCGACCAGCAGCGAGTTTCGATTCTGCTGGACCTGATTGGCCTTTGAATCGCGGCAGGGAGTAGATGGATAAGACCACCATTCTGGGCGGAGCAATGCGCCAGGTACAGAAGCAAACCAGGGAATCAATCTGGGAGCTTGGCGCTGCGGTGCTGCGCGAGGCTTTGCAAGATGCCGAACTGGAGACCGTCGATGCAGTGTACAGCTCCAATATGCTTGGCGACGAACTGCAGCAGGTCAAGCACCTCGCGGCCTTGATCGCCAGCGAGGCCGGCCTTCGCTTTCCCGAGGCGATGGAAATACGTGCGGCTATGGCTGGCGGCGCTGCCGCCCTGCGCGCCGCCTGTTTGCTGATTGAAAGCGGGCAGGCTACAAGCGTCGCGGTGGTGGGCGTGGAACAAATGAGCAGGGAGGGCGTTCAGGCTGCCCTGGCCAAAGCCTTGCATCCGCGTCTGGAGACGGCGCGCGGCGGCACGATGCTGACGGCGGCGGCCGAGATCATGGAGCAATATCTGAAGCTCAATGGGCCCGACATCGAGGCCTTTTCTAATTTTGCAGTCAACGCCAGGGCCAACGCCGCTCGCAATCCACAGGCCCTTTTTCAGCAAGCGGTGGATGCCTGCACGGTGAACGAAAGCCGCGTCGTCGCTGCGCCGCTTCGCCTCTATGATTGTGCGCCAATCTGCGACGGGGCGGCGGCCATTGTTCTGGGCGCGGCGTCGCACAAGGCGCAGCGCCGCGAGCGACGGGAGGTGCGCATTGTCGCCTCGGCGGCGGCAGCGGACCATATGGCGGTTGCCGAGCGCCCCGATCTGCTGTCCCTTTCTGCAGCTCACATCAGCGCCGCGCGCGCCTACGCCATGGCCCGACTGGGTCCTCAGGATATTGACTTTTTCGAATTGCATGACGCCTTCAGTATCATGGCGGTCATGGCGCTGGAGGCCTGTGGATTTGCCGAGCGCGGGCAAGGCTGGCGGCTGGCAGCGGACGGCGCCATTTTTGCCGACGGCGGTTTGCCGCTGCAGACGATGGGCGGCTTGCTCGGTCGCGGCCATCCGATCGGCGCCACCGCCATCTATCAAACGCTGGAGGCCTACTTACAAATCAGCGGCCGGGCCGGCGCCAACCAGCTTGGCCGGGCTGATGTTGGCATGTTGCAAAGTATTGGCGGCGCCGGCGTCAGCCTGTTTACGCACATTCTGCGCGGCGCATAGCGCTACGCTTTACTTACGCTGCTTGCGATCGGATTGATCCAGCGACTGCTGCAGCAGTCGACCAAAGCTGCTCATCCCGCCCTGGTCGCTATCTTGCTTTTGCATGTACTGTTCGAATTCGCGACGTTGGTCGGCATCCTGGACCCGGTTGACGGACAGGCTGATACGCTCTCGATCGCGATCGATGCGCGCCACCATAACGCGCAGTTGTTGACCTTTCTGAAAGAATTGTTCCAGACGCTGGCCGCGCGGCACGCCGCTTTCCGCCGGCGGAATCAGACCGTGGAAGGCGCCCGGCAGCTTTACAAAGATGCCAAAGTTCTTTACGCTATCGACTTCGCCTTCGAGTATTTCGCCTTCATTGAACGGCAATTTTCCCTTCCAGGGATTATCCAGCAGCGCGCGCAGCGAAAGCGTAATGCGATCCTCTTTCCAGTCGACGCTGAGCACCTGGGCGCGCAGTTCCTGTCCAACTTTGACCGCTTCCGAGGGATGCTGCAGGCGCGTAAAACTCAATTCTGAAATGGGAATCAATCCCTGTACGCCGCCAAGGTCCAGAAAGGCGCCAAAGTCCTGCAGCGAGGCGATAACGCCGCTGACTACATCGCCAATCTGCAATCGAGTGGAGAGTTCTTCCTTCTGTTTGCGCCGCTGTTCGTCGCGAAAAGCTCGACGCGAAGCAATCACGCGCTTGCCGGAGACCTCGGTAATCAGGAACTCCATTTCGCCCTTTGCCTGATCTTCGTTGTCCATCTGCGATGCCGGGCAAAAGGCCATAGCATCGCCGATCTGGATTTCGAAACCGCCTTTGATCTTGCTGGCGACGCGTCCGCGTACTGGCATGCGCTGCTCAAAGGCCTGTTGCAAGGCCGCCTGGCGAATACGACCGCTTGGCGTCAGCGTGAACAACTTCTCGCCGCCATGCACTTCCTGAAAAAAGGCGCGCAGCCGCTCGCCATTGTTGACGGTAATGCGGCCCTCGCGATCCAGCAGCTCCTCGCGGCGAATGACGCCCGGTCCATAATCGCTGCTGACGATCACAAACTCTTTGTCCTGATTGTTCTGGACGCGCAGTTCCACGGCTGCGCCCGGCTCGATCTGTCCCGAGCGCTGGAAGTCGGCTTCCAGCATTTTCGCAAAGGCGCTCTGTTCATTGCGGTCTTTGCCGATCTGTCTGCTTTTCATCGTTCTCTATCCGAAGCTCAACTGGCTTTCAGGCTATTCCTGTATGGTTGCGACAGCGCTCAATCGCTGCGAAAGCGAACATGGCCCTCGCGGCCGATGTCTTCCGGCGAAATGCCCATTTGTTGCATCAGCAGCTCGCGGTAGTCATAGATTCGTTCGCCGCCACAACTGCCATCTGTGGCCGCCTGGATTACGACGCCATCGATTTCTCGCTCGCGAAGGCCAAAGCCATCGCAGGGCGTGGGCAGCACGTCGGGCGGCGGCTGGTCGCGATCGGGCAATTGTTTGAATTCGGGATAGGCGCGATTGGATTGTTGATAGATACGACGGTAGAAGCTGCCCATCACCGGCGCAGCAATCTGACCGCCGGCCATTCCCGAACCCATGGTGATGCTTGATTTGTCGAAGCCGAACCAGATAGCGCTGGCATATTCCGGATTGAAGCCGGTGATCCAGGCGTCCGAGAAATTGGAGGTCGTCCCTGTTTTACAGGCCAGATCGCCGCGAAAGCCGCCGTCGCCGCGAACGCCGTGAACTGCAGTGCCGGCATTCGCCACTTCTTTCATCATCGTTCGCAGAATGTAAGCCAGTCCAGGCTCAATGACCTGAATGCGGTTTTCACGAGTGCGCAGCGCAATCAGGCGACGTAAGCGATCCTCTTGATTGTAGATTGTCTCGCCGCTCTGGTCGGTCACGTAGCGAACGGGAAAGGGAAAGACATCCTTGCCATTGTTGGCAATGATCGAAACCGCCGTGGCCAGCTCCATCGGCGTGATCTCGCTGGAACCCAGGGCCATCGCCGGATCTGGATTGAAGCGCGAGGTATCGCTGATTTTCATCAGACGCGCTGCCAGGTCGATGATCGGCTCCGGTCCGACGCGGAAGAAGGTCATAACCGCCGGCGTATTCAGCGACAGGGCAAAGGCGCGCTTGGCCGGCACCAGGCCCATAAAGCCCTGGTCGTAGTTGCCAGGCGACCAGGCGCTGCCATCAGGCGCGATCGTATAGAAGGGCGCATCATTGACGGCGGAGGTGGAGCTGTAGGCGCGCGTTTCCAGGGCGGCGCCATAGACAAAAATCTTGAAGGCCGATCCGGGCTGACGGCGGGCGCGCAGCACGCGATTGAATTGATTTTTGGGACTGAAATCGGCGCCGCCAATCATTGATGTGATGTAGCCGCTGCGCGGCTCGATGGAAACGAAGGCGCCCTGCACCGTAAGGTTGCTGGTATAAGTATAGGTATCCTTACGAAATTCCTCGAAGGCCGAGGCCTCATTGTTGGCCGGAGTCAGGAAGCTGAGCAGCTGCGCCCCATCGAGCATTTCTGCCTCCATTTCTTTGCGCAATTGTCCGCGATCATCCAGTCCGCGGGAGTAGGGCGCGGAAACTGGCACGAACATGGCCAGACTGTTGCGAATGCCAAAGAGACTGAAATCCACGCCGCCGCGGCCGCCGGCCTGGGCATTGGCGCGGCTGTAACGGTTGACCTCGTCGATTTGCTTCTTCATCTCCTCTTCGGCGATGCGCTGGTGGTTCATGTCCAGCGTGGTATAGACTCTCAGGCCCTGGGTATAGAGCAGCTCCGGTCCAACCTCCGGCGTAGCTTCCAGAATCTGACGAACGTATTCCGTAAAGTAAGGCGCGCGATCCAGACGCTGTCCCCACAGCGAGCGATTGGGCGACTCGACCACAACGCGGTCCCAGTACCTGGCCCAGAAATCATTGTGGATCCCGGCCACCTGATCCTGACGCAAATAGCCGGCGGCCACCATGCGCTGCAGAACGGCAATGTGCGCCTTCTTCGCCGCGCCCGGATAGCGGAAGGGCGAGTAGTCGTTAGGCGCCTTTGGCATGCGCGCCAGCAGCGCGCCCTCGGCGATGGTAAGGTCCTGAACATTCTTGTCAAAATAGAGACGCGAGGCGCAAGCAATGCCCTGGCAGCCGTGACCCAGGTAGATGACGTTGAAGTAGACCTCGAGGATTTCTTCTTTGGACAGGTTCTCCTCGATCTCCAGGGCCAGAATCGTTTCGCGGATCTTGTTGAAGAAGCTGCGCTTACGTTCGCCCTCCGCACCCTGGTAGATGGCCTTGGCCAGCTGCTGCGTCAGAGTGGAACCGCCCTGCACAATATCGCCGGCCAGGACGTTCTTCACCATCGCCCGAAAGATTCCGGGTATATCCAGGCCGAAGTGGTTGTAGAAGTTGTCGTCTTCCACGGCCAGAAAGGCCTGTACGACATGCGGCGGAATGTCCTGCAGCCGCACCAACTCCTGTTTGTGGCGGTACAACTCCGCAAAGACCTCGCCGTTGCGGTCATAAAGACGGGTGGGCGTCGACGGCCGGTAGCTGGCCAGTAGCTGCAATTCCTGGCGACCCTGCACCTGGGAGAGGATCAATCCAAAGACCAGGCCGCCAATCAGAGCTGCGGAGAAGATTCCGGCGACGACGATGCCTTCGGCGGTCAGCAGGACCTTTTTCAGATTCAGGTTCATGATGTGATTCGGGAGCGGAAGAGGGCTGCTTGTTCTGCTTGCCAGATCCAGCGGCTGTCGGAGTCTTCCTGTGATGCAACAGCGGTGGTCCGAGCAGCAGCTCTATTTTCCCCCGGCGACCGACAGCGTTTTCCGGCTGATTGCGCTCCTGATTGCAGCATTTGTCGTTCAATGGGCGGCGGCCAGTCTTTTTTACCCCAATGCCGGCTTCAGCCAGCCGATTGCACATATCTGGGCCGACAACGCCCTGCACATGGACGCTGCCTTCCAGCCGACGCAGATTCTAACCCATGCACTTGTCGCACAGCCAGTCAGCTTCGGCTACTCGCTGCTGGGTTTGATCTTTGATTGTCTGATGATTTACTTCTTTGGCTCGGAGCTGGAGCGAGCCTGGGGCCGTCATAATTTTCTGCGCTTTTTTCTGCTTGGACAACTTGGCGGTCTGAGCCTTGGTCTGGCGCTGGCGCTGTTGCCCGCTTCGTTCTTTGAAAGCCGCAGCTACTTTGGCGTCGACGGTTCGCTTGCGGCGTTGATGACTGCCTATGCCATTTTGTGGCCGGAGCGCGAGGCGCGTCTCTATTTCTTCTTTCCGATCAAGATGAAATGGCTGGTTCCCGCCATGCTTGTTTTGACAGCGCTGCTGGGCAGCGCCATGCGCGTTGTTCTCTATTGTGGCGGCGCCGTAACTGGCGCCCTGTTTCTCTATTACTATGCGCGACGCGGCCGCAATCAATCGACCTATGCATCGGCCAATGCGCCGCAGCGCGTCCGCCCCGGACTGCGCGAACGCTGGGATGAGTACTGGCGCAAGCGTCGGCTGCGCAAGAAGCAGCAGGTAATCAATCAGCGCATAGAAATGAAAAATGAAGTCGATCGTTTGCTGGAGAAGATCTCCCGCCAGGGTATGAACTCGCTCAGCCGTAAGGAGAAAGCATTTCTGGATCGCGCTTCAAAAGAATTCTGAATGCACCGCGATGTCGCTGACCGATCTTTTGCCTGAAGTCCGCGCCGCCCTCGATCGCCTGGTACGATTGTCAGAGCCGGCCTGGCAGTCTTTTGCGGCAAAGTTGCGTTTGCGCTCGTTGAGCGATGGCGAATACTTTCTGCGCGCCGGCCAGCCAGCCGAACAGATCGCCTTTGTGGCCAGCGGCGTGGTGCGCGAATACTTCATCACCGCCCAGGGCTCGGAATACAACAAGGCCTTTGTTCTGCCCGGCAGCTTTAGCGGCTCGCTCTACGACCTCCTGATGGGCGGCTTCTGGAACGTCAGCGATCCGATCCAGCATCATGTCCAGATGGCGCATTTTATCAAAAATGTGAGCATGATCGGCGGCGCGCTGATCATCCTGCATTTTGGCTCCGGGCCGTTGAGTCTCTGGCCTTGAGGCCGGTCCTGAAGTTCGTCGACACTGCGGCGGATTTCAGCACAGGAGAGGACGGGATTGGCTGTTGACATGTTCGCAGCCCTGAACCAAGCGACCTGCTATGCGTGCACTGGCTACACTGCTCCCGTTTTTCTGCCTCTTCGCTTGCATCAGGATACCGCAGACTACCGCCCTCGATGCCGGGCTGCCGCGAATTCTGGTCGATGGCTATCCGCTGCATGTGGAACGCGTTGGCTCGGCGCAGCAGCCGCCTTTGAT
This portion of the Leptospirales bacterium genome encodes:
- the rsfS gene encoding ribosome silencing factor; translation: MPRNPESQKQKEANAIDQQSAALAARRKLAMEIIDFLDEKKVMDLLAIDLEGVNPYFGIFLIGTAGSQVQLKSLVREFSRRFAEQIPRGMNVRPADFASGWVILDLIDVVVHLFLPEQREFYNLERLWGDGKTLRDERRRL
- a CDS encoding Mrp/NBP35 family ATP-binding protein codes for the protein MITAELERAVQAALETIEHPGYKRSLADLGMYGGLSADGESLRLLLRSPDADKKAQIALEAQVRKALSPVELPAKLKIRFEVDESLKPGDDGNRIRGVKNLIAVGSGKGGVGKSTVAANLAAAMALRGLRVGLIDADIYGPSLGRMFGLQGKIPLHGDGKNRIFPVEAHGVKLVSFSFMLENDQAVIWRGPMLGKAVEQFLFQVNWGELDYLIIDLPPGTGDVQLSLAQLVEVDGAVIVTTPQNVALQDASRAIRMFMDVKMPILGVIENMSEFICPECGHVSHIFSRNGGESIAAKYSAPLLGNIPITEAIMQSGEEGVPLAAALKEGPMVEAYFQVIDRLAVEIEKYR
- a CDS encoding flagellar biosynthesis anti-sigma factor FlgM; amino-acid sequence: MIIDKVGGVGPNYGPKKNEPTARAETPLRAGDAVTISAEGARAAEAARVAKAALQTEEPDRAERLRDIKERVARGEYDAVSDEQANRVAESLLGVFFRG
- the rsmI gene encoding 16S rRNA (cytidine(1402)-2'-O)-methyltransferase codes for the protein MQSLTLTLDPELPAGPALYIVATPIGNLEDISLRALRVLAGVDLLLAEDTRTTSRLLHHYGLKTPLKSYRVHRQQEDNEAALRALQSQQRLALVSDAGTPGLSDPGSSLVRMVRDLLPDCPLVPIPGPSALTAALSASGWQTNPTLFTGFLSHKGGPRRRFLEQWRDFDGVLALYESVHRVQALLRESMELLPEREILVFRELTKRFEDIRRWQPGQPPERLLANLELRGEFTILLGPPGRSRDAAPPSGQDLP
- a CDS encoding methyltransferase domain-containing protein; translation: MARLGGERHPLMDRALQAAQRPLVRRFLSDYAELAPDPLSPAILAFNTRHFSEIWKQVVAERGAHAPPPFWCLVWPGARALARYLFESKLLNKKLRLLDIGCGNGLATIAASLCGARALGIDLDADAVDLARAMAAVNQCEAQFRIQDAFALSSSELAEFDLIVVGDMLYEQKLAERSLKMLQQAADQGARVVIADPGRSYAPAVGVRQMSRIVTPTYEDIEGVASRETNILQLLPGA
- a CDS encoding SOS response-associated peptidase is translated as MCGRFALLLSPDQLARQFDLPLLEDLIPRYNIAPGQEIAVVRSLADGKRILSSMLWGLIPAWARNRAESARLINARLETASQKPSFREAFLRHRALIPASGFYEWQTAASGPVKSGKNAKQPYYIDRQDGATMALAALWTPSPENDEQAGSGTCAILTRAASTAMQSIHERMPLILPPESWSAWLDPALQSEAEIASLSQTALEDGFRFRAISRLINKASFDDAAVLAPVDAAASEAN
- a CDS encoding zf-HC2 domain-containing protein, with the translated sequence MEAIDCYHFVDLMTDYMDGELDQELKRLWLKHFEDCVECREFFASFRSSVELLAHVRRYSCPPKVQARLNQIIAERSCSADGDRL
- a CDS encoding RNA polymerase sigma factor — its product is MEAPQPSLQDLESPEFLEQLRRGEEAAFRRLVDAYRDRIYNLTLRLTRNPDDAEELTQETFLAVFDKIGGFEGRSRLSTWIYAIASNGALSRLRKKGQNSVAFDEEILARSDWERNPTTIFSVRKEDDPVLLEELQERLERAIGSLPDGYRELFILKEVQELPIKEIAGIFGINGGAVKTRLHRARLMLRARLSDYWEEQ
- a CDS encoding S1 RNA-binding domain-containing protein, which produces MKSRQIGKDRNEQSAFAKMLEADFQRSGQIEPGAAVELRVQNNQDKEFVIVSSDYGPGVIRREELLDREGRITVNNGERLRAFFQEVHGGEKLFTLTPSGRIRQAALQQAFEQRMPVRGRVASKIKGGFEIQIGDAMAFCPASQMDNEDQAKGEMEFLITEVSGKRVIASRRAFRDEQRRKQKEELSTRLQIGDVVSGVIASLQDFGAFLDLGGVQGLIPISELSFTRLQHPSEAVKVGQELRAQVLSVDWKEDRITLSLRALLDNPWKGKLPFNEGEILEGEVDSVKNFGIFVKLPGAFHGLIPPAESGVPRGQRLEQFFQKGQQLRVMVARIDRDRERISLSVNRVQDADQRREFEQYMQKQDSDQGGMSSFGRLLQQSLDQSDRKQRK